A single genomic interval of Primulina huaijiensis isolate GDHJ02 chromosome 7, ASM1229523v2, whole genome shotgun sequence harbors:
- the LOC140981308 gene encoding transcription factor bHLH115-like isoform X1, whose translation MACPSEENPSNWVFDYSLLEDIPVPGGDLPSLDSNFHWARTLDDVRPPASLSAKFDNCFGNLNGTKESGSRKRMRLGVCDAPDSKAYKEKVRRDKLNDRFQELSSVIEPGKSPKTDKVVILNDAVNMVIQLREEAQRLQESCNKLQENVKELKVEKNEIREEKTKLKAEKEKLEQQLKALNPPHGFLPHLPPIPPPQAIGSKLVPFVGYPGISMWQLMPPTAFDTSEDHSLRPPVA comes from the exons ATGGCGTGTCCGTCAGAGGAAAATCCCTCGAATTGGGTGTTTGATTACTCCTTGCTGGAAGATATTCCAGTCCCCGGCGGCGATCTGCCCTCGCTTGACTCAAATTTCCACTGGGCCCGAACACTCGATGATGTGCGGCCTCCAGCTTCTCTCAG TGCGAAATTTGACAACTGCTTCGGAAATCTGAATGGCACGAAGGAGTCTGGCTCTAGAAAGAG GATGAGGTTGggagtatgtgatgcacctgatTCCAAAGCCTACAAGGAGAAAGTGCGACGAGATAAGCTGAACGACAG ATTCCAAGAACTAAGTTCCGTCATAGAACCTGGGAAGTCACCTAAAACAGATAAAGTTGTTATATTGAATGATGCTGTTAACATGGTTATTCAACTGAGGGAAGAAGCCCAGAGGCTACAAGAATCATGCAATAAATTACAGGAGAATGTTAAAGAACTTAAG gtggagaaaaatgaaataagaGAAGAGAAAACGAAGCTTAAAGCAGAGAAAGAGAAACTTGAGCAGCAACTGAAAGCATTGAACCCTCCACATGGATTTCTACCTCATCTCCCTCCTATTCCTCCCCCACAGGCTATCGGTAGCAAATTGGTGCCGTTTGTGGGATACCCTGGGATTTCTATGTGGCAGCTCATGCCACCCACTGCTTTCGATACTTCAGAGGATCATTCTCTCCGCCCCCCAGTTGCATGA
- the LOC140981243 gene encoding oxygen-evolving enhancer protein 3-2, chloroplastic-like, which produces MAQAMASMAGLRGSSQTVLEGSLQLSGSSRLNGPGASKVALATPGFGVKANLQPEIEITSRRAALGLVAAGIASVSFVQAVLAIEAKPIKIGPPPPPSGGLPGTLNSDQPRDLDLPLNERFYIQPLPPAQAAVRAKESAKDIVNVKSFIDKKAWTYVQMDLRLKASLLRYDLNTVISAKPSKEEKKSLKDLTGKLFTTISNLDHAAKIKSGPEAEKYYAETVSTLNDVLSKIG; this is translated from the exons ATGGCTCAAGCTATGGCTTCAATGGCTGGCCTGCGTGGCTCGTCTCAAACTGTCCTGGAAGGTAGCCTTCAGCTCAGTGGCTCAAGCCGCTTGAATGGACCGGGCGCAAGCAAAGTTGCACTGGCCACACCGGGGTTCGGTGTTAAAGCCAACCTGCAGCCTGAGATTGAGATCACCAGCCGCCGAGCTGCGTTGGGTCTTGTCGCGGCTGGTATTGCTTCAGTATCTTTTGTTCAAGCGGTTCTCGCCATCGAAGCCAAGCCGATTAAGATTGGACCGCCGCCACCACCGTCCGGAGGGCTGC CCGGAACGTTGAACTCTGACCAGCCAAGAGACCTGGACTTGCCTCTCAACGAGCGGTTTTACATTCAGCCGCTGCCCCCAGCTCAAGCCGCAGTTCGTGCTAAGGAGTCTGCCAAAGACATAGTGAATGTGAAATCTTTCATCGACAAGAAAGCTTGGACTTACGTCCAAATGGACCTTCGCCTAAAGGCTTCCTTACTTCGTTACGACCTCAACACCGTCATCTCTGCCAAGCCATCCAAAGAGGAGAAGAAATCACTGAAAGACCTCACTGGAAAGCTTTTCACCACCATCAGCAAC CTGGACCATGCGGCAAAGATCAAGAGCGGCCCCGAGGCGGAGAAGTACTATGCTGAGACTGTATCTACACTGAATGATGTTCTTTCCAAGATTGGTTAG
- the LOC140981241 gene encoding GLABROUS1 enhancer-binding protein-like produces the protein MAKNREPQKPVESETESDEEGNEASSEEVGSSDSDSEPEDGKSQFLKKPLPAPDVPKKPQPLAASNTQLPESSSDEEESGSESDSEGRNREVKPLASKPMDSTQKPEAVGKLKSKPNASGSSTTAKSTGEKRPAEGKEMEAKESKRSKKKPEPQSDSLVKKSAFTSDESKKLLFQRLWSEDDEIAILEGMAEYAEKKRSDPVGDLNAFHDFIKKNLHVDVTRVQLQDKIRRLKKKYENNKRKEKEGKDKTFPKPHEQKAYELSKIVWGSEKGKETLVEKVVGSPKANEGAARKNSSGKVNVVEYGHSKEVKNLENADGELTILGSKRLISNSETVEERILRAGAEFFEGDEKLEGAREWRKQRQEEVELHLKKLDLLRAQTKLVFDVLKSTYP, from the coding sequence ATGGCCAAAAATCGGGAGCCCCAGAAACCCGTCGAGTCGGAAACTGAATCCGATGAGGAAGGAAATGAAGCTTCGTCTGAAGAAGTTGGGTCCTCCGACTCCGACTCCGAACCTGAAGACGGCAAGTCTCAATTTCTCAAGAAGCCCTTGCCAGCGCCTGATGTACCCAAGAAACCCCAACCTCTGGCCGCTTCAAATACCCAGCTGCCTGAATCTTCCTCTGACGAGGAAGAATCCGGATCCGAATCGGACTCCGAGGGACGGAACCGCGAAGTCAAACCTCTCGCCTCCAAACCCATGGACAGCACGCAGAAACCTGAGGCCGTTGGAAAGCTGAAATCTAAACCCAACGCCTCAGGTTCCTCCACTACTGCTAAATCCACCGGCGAGAAACGTCCTGCGGAAGGGAAAGAGATGGAGGCGAAGGAAAGCAAGAGGTCTAAGAAGAAACCGGAACCCCAATCTGATAGTTTGGTTAAGAAATCCGCTTTCACTAGTGATGAGTCAAAGAAATTACTTTTTCAGAGGTTGTGGAGCGAGGATGACGAGATTGCGATTCTTGAAGGTATGGCTGAATATGCGGAGAAGAAGAGGTCCGATCCGGTTGGTGATTTGAATGCTTTTCACGATTTCATTAAGAAAAATCTGCATGTAGACGTGACTAGAGTTCAGTTACAGGATAAAATCAGGAGGCTGAAAAAGAAGTACGAGAATaacaagagaaaagagaaagaAGGTAAAGATAAAACCTTCCCAAAGCCCCACGAGCAAAAAGCTTACGAATTGTCAAAGATTGTATGGGGAAGTGAGAAGGGCAAAGAAACTTTGGTCGAAAAAGTAGTGGGGAGTCCAAAGGCGAATGAGGGTGCGGCAAGAAAGAATTCGAGCGGAAAAGTTAACGTTGTTGAATATGGGCATTCCAAGGAAGTGAAGAATTTGGAGAATGCCGATGGTGAATTGACCATTTTGGGATCGAAGAGATTGATTTCCAATAGTGAGACTGTAGAGGAGAGGATTTTGAGGGCTGGGGCAGAATTTTTTGAGGGAGACGAAAAACTGGAAGGTGCAAGAGAGTGGAGAAAGCAGAGACAAGAGGAGGTGGAGCTCCATCTGAAGAAGCTGGACTTGTTGCGTGCACAGACGAAGCTCGTGTTTGATGTTTTGAAGTCTACCTATCCTTGA
- the LOC140981292 gene encoding G-type lectin S-receptor-like serine/threonine-protein kinase At1g11300 — protein sequence MGSDKETSTNYTPRVFSLLCSCFLIGFTAAEDTLRFNESLRDWETLVSSGGKFKLGFFSPSNSSYRYVGIMYNIPVMTVIWVANRENPLNNPNGSVQISGDGNLVILDEEKEIVWSSNASSPVANSSAQLLDTGNLVLQDSLNLGVKWQSFEHASDSWLPKMKFSTDSSMNEKIVLTSWKSPSDPALGRFTSTVEPLEIPQLFVWNGPYPFWRSGPWNGRIFTGIPRADAYYQNEIDVVNHNPESAYLTFSYTNVSILLYFALNASGVLQQKAWANGYRDWAVIWSSIDTQCDLYGKCGPFGICDVRRTPMCSCLRGFEPKSHEEWNAANWTSGCTRKTPLQCEKNSSIGDMGKEDGFLMLKTVKLPINFKSFLASEEDCRNQCSNDCSCIAYAFVSGIGCLRWTGSLIDMQNLPSGDTDLYIRLANSELGHKKDMKPIIAAIAVLGFITVLVCTYFLCKRLFKYTGSKRNHGLLISSNVEADEGYSDGSMLRCDVLGIRLENLTLFKFEVLSTATDHFHSINKLGQGGFGPVYKGKLPSGEVAIKRLVRSSNQGLEEFVTEVEVISKLQHRNLVRILGCCVECEEKMLVYEYMPNGSLDGYIFDLHKQALLDWERRVIIIEGICRGIIYLHRDSRLRIIHRDLKAGNILLDEELNPKISDFGTARTFGGKDLQANTTRVVGTYGYMAPEYVSQGRFSEKTDVYSFGVLLLEIVSGKENSSFHLEAQELTLIAFAWKQWHEGDISCLIDPAVFNPALEMQLMRYVQVGLLCVQEKAKDRPSISTVLSMLSNEIAVLPRPKQPAFTANHKPQETESSDIPIKKSSKKLTLTLTTPSL from the exons ATGGGTTCCGACAAAGAAACAAGCACAAATTATACGCCTAgagttttttctcttttatgttCATGTTTCTTAATAGGATTTACTGCTGCAGAAGACACGTTAAGGTTCAATGAATCCCTTCGAGACTGGGAGACTTTGGTCTCCAGCGGGGGGAAATTCAAACTTGGTTTTTTCAGCCCATCAAATAGTAGTTACAGATATGTTGGAATTATGTACAATATCCCAGTGATGACTGTGATATGGGTAGCCAACAGAGAGAATCCTCTGAATAATCCGAATGGGTCGGTACAGATTTCGGGAGATGGTAATCTTGTGATCTTAGACGAAGAAAAGGAGATAGTTTGGTCATCTAATGCTTCAAGTCCTGTTGCAAATTCGAGTGCCCAGCTCTTGGACACAGGGAATCTGGTTTTACAAGATAGTTTGAACCTTGGAGTCAAGTGGCAGAGTTTTGAACATGCTTCAGATTCTTGGCTACCAAAAATGAAATTCTCGACTGATTCAAGTATGAATGAGAAGATTGTGCTGACATCATGGAAAAGTCCTTCTGATCCAGCACTTGGAAGATTTACCTCTACCGTGGAACCTCTAGAGATTCCACAGTTATTTGTCTGGAATGGACCGTATCCTTTTTGGCGCAGTGGTCCATGGAATGGTCGTATCTTTACCGGAATACCTAGGGCAGATGCCTATTATCAGAATGAAATTGATGTTGTCAATCATAATCCTGAAAGTGCTTATCTTACCTTCTCCTATACAAATGTATCTATTTTACTGTATTTTGCTTTGAACGCATCAGGGGTTTTACAACAAAAGGCGTGGGCCAATGGTTACCGAGATTGGGCGGTTATATGGTCGTCTATAGATACCCAATGTGATCTCTATGGAAAGTGCGGGCCTTTTGGAATCTGTGATGTTCGGCGCACTCCAATGTGCTCTTGTTTGCGGGGGTTTGAGCCAAAAAGCCACGAGGAATGGAATGCAGCTAATTGGACTAGTGGCTGCACAAGAAAAACTCCCCTTCAGTGCGAGAAGAACAGTTCCATTGGTGACATGGGAAAGGAAGATGGGTTTCTGATGCTGAAGACTGTGAAATTACCCATAAATTTTAAGTCGTTTTTGGCTTCGGAAGAGGACTGTAGAAACCAGTGCTCGAATGATTGCTCATGCATAGCTTATGCGTTTGTTTCTGGTATTGGCTGTTTGCGGTGGACTGGAAGCTTAATTGATATGCAGAATCTCCCCAGTGGTGATACAGATCTATACATCCGCTTGGCAAATTCAGAGCTAG GCCACAAGAAAGATATGAAGCCAATTATTGCAGCTATAGCGGTTTTGGGATTCATTACTGTTCTTGTGTGCACGTACTTTCTGTGCAAGAGATTGTTTAAGTATACAG GAAGTAAGCGGAATCATGGGCTGTTAATATCGAGCAATGTTGAAGCAGATGAAGGATATTCAGATGGAAGCATGCTCAGATGTGATGTGCTTGGCATAAGACTGGAAAATTTGACATTATTCAAATTTGAGGTGCTCTCAACAGCAACGGACCACTTTCACTCAATCAATAAGCTTGGACAGGGCGGATTTGGTCCAGTTTACAAA GGGAAGTTACCAAGTGGAGAAGTTGCCATCAAAAGGCTTGTGAGATCCTCAAATCAGGGGTTGGAGGAGTTCGTGACTGAGGTTGAGGTTATATCTAAGCTCCAGCACCGAAATCTTGTTAGAATTCTTGGTTGCTGTGTGGAATGTGAAGAAAAAATGCTGGTATATGAATACATGCCCAATGGAAGCTTGGATGGTTATATCTTTG ATTTGCATAAGCAAGCACTTCTTGATTGGGAACGTCGTGTTATCATTATTGAGGGGATTTGTCGAGGCATTATTTACCTTCACAGAGACTCGAGGTTAAGAATCATTCATAGAGATCTGAAGGCTGGTAATATCTTGTTGGATGAAGAGCTGAACccgaaaatttcagattttggtACTGCAAGGACTTTTGGAGGCAAAGACCTTCAAGCAAACACGACAAGAGTTGTCGGAACATA TGGCTACATGGCCCCTGAATATGTATCACAAGGAAGATTCTCAGAAAAAACAGATGTATACAGTTTTGGGGTCCTGTTATTAGAGATTGTGAGTGGAAAGGAAAACAGTAGTTTTCATCTGGAAGCCCAAGAACTTACCCTGATAGCTTTT GCATGGAAGCAATGGCATGAAGGAGATATATCATGTTTAATAGACCCAGCAGTATTTAATCCAGCACTGGAAATGCAGCTAATGAGATATGTACAAGTAGGTCTGTTATGTGTCCAAGAAAAAGCTAAAGATCGGCCCAGTATTTCAACTGTTCTGTCGATGCTAAGTAATGAGATTGCAGTGCTCCCTCGCCCCAAGCAACCAGCATTTACAGCGAATCATAAGCCTCAAGAAACAGAATCATCTGATATTCCGATAAAGAAATCTTCAAAGAAACTCACTCTCACTTTGACAACTCCGTCTTTGTAA
- the LOC140981855 gene encoding DAG protein, chloroplastic-like: protein MATLSLGVLPKTPDQFPKTLISLCPLPSTSVSFLSSTRITSRTAYFPALRALADGEYSSRRGSSNAERETIMLPGCDYNHWLIVLEFPKDPAPTREQMIETYLNTLATVLESMEEAKKNMYAFSTTTYTGFQCTVSEETSEKFKGLPGVLWVLPDSYIDVKNKDYGGDKYINGEIIPCQYPTYQPKQARSSKYKSKAYVRQRDGPPSDQRRTRQGATPESAS, encoded by the exons ATGGCGACTCTAAGCCTAGGTGTACTCCCTAAAACCCCAGATCAGTTCCCCAAAACCCTTATCTCTCTTTGTCCACTTCCTTCTACATCTGTATCATTCCTCTCGTCTACTCGGATAACGTCAAGAACCGCTTATTTTCCCGCTTTAAGAGCACTTGCTGATGGCGAATACTCTTCCAGGCGAGGCAGCAGCAATGCGGAAAGGGAGACGATTATGTTACCTGGCTGCGACTATAATCATTGGCTCATTGTCTTGGAGTTTCCCAAAGACCCTGCTCCCACCAGAGAGCAAATGATTGAAACTTACCTCAATACTCTTGCTACGGTTCTTGAGAG CATGGAAGAAGCCAAGAAGAACATGTATGCATTTAGTACCACTACATACACTGGATTTCAATGCACTGTATCTGAAGAAACATCCGAGAAATTTAAGG GTTTGCCTGGTGTTTTATGGGTCCTGCCAGATTCTTATATAGATGTTAAAAACAAGGATTATGGAG GTGATAAGTACATCAATGGAGAGATAATTCCATGTCAGTATCCAACTTATCAACCAAAGCAAGCTAGAAGTTCCAAATACAAGAGCAAGGCATATGTCAGGCAGAGAGATGGCCCCCCTTCTGACCAAAGAAGAACAAGACAGGGAGCGACTCCTGAATCCGCCTCTTGA
- the LOC140980151 gene encoding uncharacterized protein yields MPAVWFAVKRSLHCKSEPKNVHDPEGNGSQNLRKIVTKKNRGNRSGCSRSIANLKDMVIHGSKRHTEKPTVCSPRSIGSSELLNPITHEVVLDNSTCELKISNTGYDFQGRSGGGVADDVSDFVGIVKPGTPVPGRVHHGTGRKPGGFGIPVRRTCSSLSRRGSGFDAVVTRPRCSLGGDFQLFCHKCGEQFVKWEAVEEHHLSKHAVTELVRGDSSRKIVEIICGGNKPENSSRGIERILKVHNMQNAIAQFEEYRELVKIKANKLPKKHPRCMADGNELLRFHGSTLECSLGMKGAAALCSSDTCIVCQILRHGFSTKKESSSNSIGVFTSSTSSRAFQSIQIDEESIPSMKKALIVCRVIAGRVHRPLENVEEIAGQSGFDSLAGKVGLHSNIEELYLLSPRALLPCFVVIYKH; encoded by the exons ATGCCTGCTGTTTGGTTTGCTGtaaagaggtctctgcactgcaAATCAGAGCCCAAAAACGTACATGATCCAGAGGGTAATGGAAGCCAAAATCTGCGCAAGATTGTGACCAAGAAAAACCGTGGCAACCGTTCGGGTTGTTCCAGGTCTATTGCAAATCTAAAAGACATGGTGATTCATGGAAGCAAGAGGCATACAGAAAAGCCAACAGTGTGCAGCCCAAGATCCATCGGCAGCAGTGAACTCCTGAATCCGATAACTCATGAAGTTGTGCTCGATAATTCAACTTGTGAACTCAAGATTAGTAATACGGGTTACGATTTTCAAGGACGGAGTGGTGGTGGCGTAGCCGATGATGTTTCGGATTTTGTTGGAATAGTGAAGCCTGGAACTCCGGTCCCTGGACGGGTGCACCACGGCACGGGAAGGAAACCAGGTGGCTTCGGGATCCCAGTCAGGAGGACGTGTAGTAGCCTTTCCAGGAGGGGTTCTGGATTCGATGCAGTCGTCACAAGGCCAAGATGTTCTTTAGGGGGAGATTTTCAATTGTTTTGTCATAAATGTGGTGAACAATTTGTCAAGTGGGAAGCTGTGGAGGAGCATCACCTCTCCAAACATGCCG TTACTGAACTAGTTCGAGGAGACTCCTCAAGAAAAATTGTGGAAATAATCTGTGGAGGCAACAAGCCGGAAAACTCCTCCAGAGGCATCGAAAGAATCTTGAAAGTCCACAACATGCAGAATGCAATAGCACAGTTCGAGGAATACCGCGAGCTGGTGAAAATCAAAGCCAACAAATTACCCAAGAAGCATCCACGCTGCATGGCTGATGGAAATGAGCTTCTACGATTCCATGGCTCCACCCTCGAATGCTCATTAGGCATGAAAGGTGCCGCCGCCCTCTGCTCATCAGACACATGCATTGTATGCCAGATTTTGAGACACGGGTTTTCGACCAAGAAAGAATCAAGTAGCAACAGCATTGGTGTATTCACATCCTCGACCAGCAGTCGAGCATTCCAGTCAATCCAAATCGACGAAGAAAGCATCCCATCCATGAAGAAAGCACTTATAGTGTGCAGAGTCATAGCAGGAAGAGTGCACAGGCCTCTGGAAAATGTAGAAGAGATTGCAGGCCAATCAGGTTTTGATTCGTTGGCTGGAAAAGTAGGACTTCACTCGAATATTGAAGAACTCTATTTGCTCAGCCCCAGAGCTCTGCTTCCTTGCTTTGTGGTGATTTACAAGCATTAG
- the LOC140981308 gene encoding transcription factor ILR3-like isoform X2, with protein MKMLPTYFLLSNLIPGYSFCIAGAKFDNCFGNLNGTKESGSRKRMRLGVCDAPDSKAYKEKVRRDKLNDRFQELSSVIEPGKSPKTDKVVILNDAVNMVIQLREEAQRLQESCNKLQENVKELKVEKNEIREEKTKLKAEKEKLEQQLKALNPPHGFLPHLPPIPPPQAIGSKLVPFVGYPGISMWQLMPPTAFDTSEDHSLRPPVA; from the exons ATGAAAATGCTGCCTACATATTTCCTGTTATCTAATTTGATCCCCGGGTACAGCTTCTGCATTGCGGG TGCGAAATTTGACAACTGCTTCGGAAATCTGAATGGCACGAAGGAGTCTGGCTCTAGAAAGAG GATGAGGTTGggagtatgtgatgcacctgatTCCAAAGCCTACAAGGAGAAAGTGCGACGAGATAAGCTGAACGACAG ATTCCAAGAACTAAGTTCCGTCATAGAACCTGGGAAGTCACCTAAAACAGATAAAGTTGTTATATTGAATGATGCTGTTAACATGGTTATTCAACTGAGGGAAGAAGCCCAGAGGCTACAAGAATCATGCAATAAATTACAGGAGAATGTTAAAGAACTTAAG gtggagaaaaatgaaataagaGAAGAGAAAACGAAGCTTAAAGCAGAGAAAGAGAAACTTGAGCAGCAACTGAAAGCATTGAACCCTCCACATGGATTTCTACCTCATCTCCCTCCTATTCCTCCCCCACAGGCTATCGGTAGCAAATTGGTGCCGTTTGTGGGATACCCTGGGATTTCTATGTGGCAGCTCATGCCACCCACTGCTTTCGATACTTCAGAGGATCATTCTCTCCGCCCCCCAGTTGCATGA
- the LOC140980563 gene encoding uncharacterized protein, with the protein MSKKKATMTLKDFHGGSIPSDLPLPSAPGVMVRPADRGGFDRQAPWGNSVGRSADHRLRPASAGSARNLDDKTPFLSHSAQIGRNFDEDERKPLDGASGPRRTISDVNIHAQESCLVEPKMDNVSGIRTGSLNSSVQVSQFSSDLMVSSYAGRRIEVLNGGLGVQNFTGSVSARSNYSNVADNARKTVAGSNPNAWGLRKETFAGKEPIFVAWSAPDAETKLAHASALEKVSSGRWNSKEHILHPKDVEVLGNPETRADLLYKANGMYGKNNYDRINVANSSDYHDMTLAMHAEKSLIVDDVIHSGVKERPPYEGFKPTTQMESHERNPSLYSSGIRSLQASGKSGGSEFHSFLPSESSERPKLKLLPRSKPIEYLEPQVDYKQGLQQPSYVQVGDDHGVNDTKYSVQRENTEPMVLDQTVERSKLNLKPRSLHLEPLDGKNEIKRGTVFGGARPREVILMERGIDDDAISSHVQSPSRVKQVAPMANTSFYVTHYGEKAENVKRTDRRDHPSSGERIDSQMRNKRNEIRKNNKDIEKHRNLQLQDRPPSPETWRKPVEQPRPASPPLRYGKAASAVELAQTFSRSVSDQALGDRFSGSKGLQSPGQIPFSRLTGPTPRPQINGY; encoded by the exons ATGTCGAAGAAGAAGGCAACGATGACTCTGAAAGATTTCCATGGTGGCTCCATACCTTCCGATCTACCTCTCCCCTCTGCACCTGGCGT TATGGTTCGGCCTGCAGATCGTGGTGGATTTGATCGCCAGGCGCCATGGGGGAATTCTGTGGGAAGGTCAGCTGATCATAGGTTGCGTCCGGCATCTGCAGGCTCTGCACGAAACCTTGACGACAAGACCCCATTTTTAAGTCATAGTGCACAGATTGGTCGCAATTTTGATGAGGATGAACGCAAGCCTCTGGATGGGGCGTCAGGTCCTCGTCGAACAATCAGTGACGTGAACATTCATGCTCAAGAAAGTTGTTTGGTAGAGCCTAAGATGGATAATGTATCTGGTATTAGAACTGGTAGTTTGAATTCTTCAGTTCAAGTTTCACAATTTTCAAGTGATTTAATGGTTAGCTCTTATGCTGGGAGGCGGATTGAAGTGCTTAACGGGGGCTTGGGCGTGCAAAATTTTACAGGTAGTGTGAGTGCTAGGTCTAATTATTCTAATGTGGCTGATAATGCTAGGAAGACAGTGGCTGGATCCAATCCTAATGCCTGGGGGTTAAGAAAGGAGACTTTTGCTGGTAAAGAGCCTATATTTGTTGCATGGTCTGCTCCTGATGCAGAAACAAAGTTGGCTCACGCCAGTGCTCTGGAGAAGGTTTCATCCGGTAGGTGGAACTCAAAAGAACATATTCTTCATCCGAAAGATGTCGAAGTCCTTGGAAATCCAGAAACCAGGGCAGATTTGCTTTACAAAGCCAACGGTATGTACGGGAAAAATAACTACGATCGGATAAACGTGGCAAATTCTTCCGACTATCACGATATGACTCTGGCAATGCATGCTGAAAAGAGTCTGATTGTTGATGATGTGATTCATAGCGGTGTTAAAGAGAGACCTCCTTATGAGGGGTTCAAGCCTACCACTCAAATGGAGTCACATGAGAGGAATCCGTCACTTTATTCTAGTGGGATCCGTTCACTTCAAGCTAGTGGAAAATCAGGCGGTTCAGAGTTTCATTCATTCTTGCCTTCAGAATCGTCAGAGCGACCAAAACTCAAATTACTTCCGAGGTCCAAACCGATAGAGTATTTGGAACCACAGGTTGATTATAAGCAG GGGCTTCAGCAGCCAAGTTATGTTCAAGTGGGGGATGATCATGGAGTTAATGACACTAAATATTCTGTACAACGTGAGAATACTGAACCTATGGTTCTGGATCAAACTGTAGAGCGCTCCAAACTGAATTTGAAGCCACGATCACTACATCTCGAACCACTAGATgggaaaaatgaaataaaaag AGGCACTGTCTTTGGAGGCGCTCGGCCACGAGAAGTG ATTTTGATGGAGCGTGGGATTGATGATGATGCTATAAGCAGTCACGTGCAATCTCCCTCAAG GGTCAAGCAAGTAGCTCCCATGGCTAATACATCCTTTTATGTCACTCATTATGGCGAAAAAGCAGAAAATGTGAAGCGCACTGATAGGCGAGATCATCCGAGTAGTGGTGAGAGAATTGATTCACAGATGAGGAACAAGCGAAACGAAATTCGAAAGAATAACAAAGATATTGAGAAGCACCGAAATCTGCAGCTGCAGGATAGACCTCCATCACCAGAGACTTGGCGGAAACCTGTGGAACAACCAAGGCCAGCCTCTCCCCCTCTTCGCTATGGTAAAGCAGCTTCTGCAGTTGAGCTTGCCCAGACCTTTTCAAGATCAGTCTCTGATCAAGCCCTTGGTGATCGATTTTCTGGGTCCAAAGGTCTTCAGAGTCCTGGTCAGATTCCATTTTCTCGATTAACAGGTCCAACCCCAAGACCCCAGATAAATGGCTACTAA